TCAACCTTTTTCTTCAGTTTGTTCACCTGTTTTGTATGTGCCTTACTATGTGCTGTAATCCGATCTTCCTCTACTTCAGTAGATTTTTTCAAACCATGTGGAACAGCATTTGCACCGATCTGTTTTAAGCCTGTTTGATCTTTATGGTACACAAAAGATGCCCTTGTAGAAATAGCGGCGTTTGGTTCTGTTACAAAAGGAAGAACGCGGTAATCAGCTTGAAAACTTTCGGGAGTTACAGTACATCTTACATAACCTCTATAATCATTAAAAAATTTAAGGTGGGGGTTTTGAGCTAAGATGCGGTCTGTGTCTGCTCGCTTGTCTGCCCCGTTTCCACCTGAAGTAATAGATGTACCAACAAATTCAACTCCAACAAGAGAAGAAGATGCGTTATTAAAGTCTGTTTTAATATTAGAAGCCCAGCTTGCGTGAACATCTCCTGTTAAAACAACTAAGTTATTCATTCCTTTCTTTTGAACAAAGTCAATAATACGATTGCGCGCTTCAGGATACCCATCCCAAGAGTCCATGCTATAAATTTGTTCCCCATTTTCCCCAAAGTTCCGTTGTGCGAAGAAAACTTGCTGAGCAAGAATATTCCAGTGAGCTTTTGACTTATTTAAGTTTTTGAAAAGCCAGTTCTCTTGCTGTTTACCAAGCATTGTTCGATTAGGATTCAGTGACTCTTCTGAATGCGGCTTGCTCCCATCTCCATTTGCTTGGTCATCACGATACTGTCTTGAATCAAGAACATTAAATGAAGCAAGTTGACCATAAGAAAAATCGCGATATAAACTCATATCTCCTCCATTTGGAAGCGATGTTTTTCGCAGTGGCATATGCTCATAATATGCTTGATAAGCAGCTGCACGTCTTTTTATGAAAGCTTGAACAGATTGTCCTTTTTCAGGTATGTTATTTGCATAGTTATTCTCAACTTCATGGTCATCCCATGTTACAATCCATGGAAAAGCGGCGTGTGCAGCTTTTAAATTCGCATCTGAGCGATACTGAGCATAGCGATTTCGATAATCGTCTAATGTGATAATTTCTGGTCCACTATGGGTTCTTACATTTCCAGAAGCGGAAACATACTCGTTTGGTCCATATTCATATATGTAGTCACCTAAATGAAAGACAACATCTAATTCCTCCTCAGCTAAATGTTTATAAGCTGTATAATAACCATGCTCATACTGTTGACAGGAAGCAAAAGCAAATCTAAGCTTTTGAATTTCTTCACTTCTTTTAGGTAATGTTTTTGTTCTGCCAACAGGGCTAAGTTCATTTCCGCTCTTAAATCGATAATAATAAACCTCATTAGACCTTAATCCTTCTACTTCTACATGAACAGAGTGAGCAAGATTTGGAGAAGCTGTAGCACTTCCTTTCTTTACGATGCGTTTGAAGTTTTCATCTTTGGCCAGTTCCCATTCTACTTTCACTACTTCATTTGGCATCCCACCACCATTTAACGGATCAGGAGCTAACCTTGTCCAAAGAACAATTCCTTGTGGAGAAGGATCACCAGAACAAACACCGAGAGTAAAAGGATAGCTACTAAATTTTATCGTTTTTGCTTTCGCTTGAACATCCAATCCTCCCATAGACTGAGCAATAACAAAGCCAAGTGAAAGACCTGCAATTTTTCCTGCGCCTTCTAAAAATGCTCGTCGATCCACTTTTTTACGTTGCATTGTTTCCTCGCTAAACTCTTGAATCATTCCTTCTAATTTTTGTTTATCCACGAAAGTTCTCCTTTCTAAATTAGGGTGCCTCCTCATTATAAGAACTTTCTGTAAACTAATTGTGAAGTGATGTAAAGAACTAGAACGCCTCCCAAACTTTTTTCATAGGACTATAGAATTAAGAAAGAACAATAACTTCTTTTTCCGCTTCATATATGCTTCGTTTTTATTCTTAAAAGCTTCTTTTTTCTTATGTAGTCTTTTAAAAACTTTTACATATAAGCAAGAAAATTTGACAATAAGTGAGAAGATTTATGTTTTTTTTGACTTATTTCAAAGTTAATCTTTACAAATTTACAAATATTTTTTTAAAATAGAAGCATTTTAAAAGAAAGATAGCTCTATCTTCCTCCATAAACACAAAGAAAAAAGAGAAATCACGGAAAAATAAAGAAAAAAACAAGTCTTTTTCCTTAAATTTCTCTCCTTCCTTATTTTCACACAGTATTAAAACTAGCTTTATAATCTTTTATTATTATTAAGAAATGAATCCTAGTTTTGAAGAAGGAGTGGAAGAGGAATATGGATCCTAAAGAATTAAATATTATTGAGCATCTAGAAGAAGTGAGGAAGCGACTTCTTTATATTATTGGCAGCTTTTTAACGCTACTTGCCCTATCGCTTTTTTTTGTAGAACAGATTTATAGTTTACTTGTCAAAGGATTGGACGTGAAGCTTGCTTTGTTAGGTCCATCTGATGTGTTGTGGATTTACTTTAAAATTGGAGCTGTATGTGCGATAGCATTCACACTTCCGATTGCAGGCTATCATATATGGAAATTTGTACTCCCGGCTTTAAAACCTCATGAACGAAGAGGGGCTCTTCTTTTCATTCCTTCCCTTTTCCTTCTATTCATTGGAGGAATTTCTTTTGGATATTTTGTTGTATTTCCAATTGTTCTTTCATTTATGCAAGATTTAGCAGGGGCTCATTTTATACAGTTTTATACCTCTCAAAATTATTTTAGTTTCTTAATTCGTTTAACTCTTCCGTTTGGAATTTTATTTGAGCTTCCAGCTATTGTTTTGTTTTTAACATCTTTTGGTTTATTAAAACCGCACATTTTAAAAAAATCACGGAAAATTGCTTATTTCATTATAGCTGTTACGTCTATTTTACTTACCCCGCCAGATTTTATTTCTGATATTCTTGTTCTCATTCCCCTTCTTTTCATATATGAGATTAGTATTAATGTCTCTGCTTTTGTTTATCGTAAAAAACTACAAAAAGAAGCTGACCTCCAAGAAATGGGGCTCAGCTCTTAGTAAAAAAGAAGGAGCAATCCTTCTTTTTTATTTTTTAAATGTTTGTATCTTTTCCGAACATGTTAACAAAAGCGTGAAAAATCTCTACCCCTTGAAATGCAAATAAGCTTAGTGCTGTAAGTGAAAAAGATCCAATCATTAGTATACGAATCCAAAACATCATCGTAAATTCCTCCTTTAAATCTTGTTTATTTTTCTGAGGCGAACGATGTTTTGTCAAAGTACGATGATTGATAAAAGACAGATAACAGAAAATGTCGGTCTTTGTGAATGCTCGGATTTTTGACAGCTTGAGATAGCCACAAAAATGTAAGCAAAAGCGTAACTGCTACAGTACTCCACAATACCGCTTTTTTATCATCTTTTGATACGTCTTTTAAAGAATGAATGTGTGTTTCATCTACAACAGCTGTAGATGAATGATCTCCACTATGATGAGGTATTGCATGATGAGAAAATATAAATAGGGAGAAAACAAAAATAAAGCAAAGTGATATATACGGCTTTTTAAGAATCATCTTCTCCCTCCTCTCCTCTTTAACCTATCTTAAATCAATTATCTGAAAATGAAAAGTATTATTTTTTTTCACAATGATAAAAGTCGTCTTATTTTCGCCTAATCGTGTACACAAAATATTCTATTTTTGAAATTAATTTAATTCAATATAAGTATAAAATACTATGTACCCAATTTATTAAACACCTAAACTCTTAAATTATTTACTAATCTCCATAATCAACTTTATAATATGTAAGAAAAAGGATTTTGTGATAAATGAAAGTGAGGCCTTCTTATGGAGAATATACGTATTTTAGTAGCTGATGATGAACAAGAGATTTGTCATCTTATCAAAGC
This sequence is a window from Priestia filamentosa. Protein-coding genes within it:
- a CDS encoding alkaline phosphatase D family protein; amino-acid sequence: MIQEFSEETMQRKKVDRRAFLEGAGKIAGLSLGFVIAQSMGGLDVQAKAKTIKFSSYPFTLGVCSGDPSPQGIVLWTRLAPDPLNGGGMPNEVVKVEWELAKDENFKRIVKKGSATASPNLAHSVHVEVEGLRSNEVYYYRFKSGNELSPVGRTKTLPKRSEEIQKLRFAFASCQQYEHGYYTAYKHLAEEELDVVFHLGDYIYEYGPNEYVSASGNVRTHSGPEIITLDDYRNRYAQYRSDANLKAAHAAFPWIVTWDDHEVENNYANNIPEKGQSVQAFIKRRAAAYQAYYEHMPLRKTSLPNGGDMSLYRDFSYGQLASFNVLDSRQYRDDQANGDGSKPHSEESLNPNRTMLGKQQENWLFKNLNKSKAHWNILAQQVFFAQRNFGENGEQIYSMDSWDGYPEARNRIIDFVQKKGMNNLVVLTGDVHASWASNIKTDFNNASSSLVGVEFVGTSITSGGNGADKRADTDRILAQNPHLKFFNDYRGYVRCTVTPESFQADYRVLPFVTEPNAAISTRASFVYHKDQTGLKQIGANAVPHGLKKSTEVEEDRITAHSKAHTKQVNKLKKKVEN
- the tatC gene encoding twin-arginine translocase subunit TatC, whose product is MDPKELNIIEHLEEVRKRLLYIIGSFLTLLALSLFFVEQIYSLLVKGLDVKLALLGPSDVLWIYFKIGAVCAIAFTLPIAGYHIWKFVLPALKPHERRGALLFIPSLFLLFIGGISFGYFVVFPIVLSFMQDLAGAHFIQFYTSQNYFSFLIRLTLPFGILFELPAIVLFLTSFGLLKPHILKKSRKIAYFIIAVTSILLTPPDFISDILVLIPLLFIYEISINVSAFVYRKKLQKEADLQEMGLSS